The Deltaproteobacteria bacterium genome includes a window with the following:
- the rpmH gene encoding 50S ribosomal protein L34 produces MKLNLTAKSNTKRKRTHGFLVRMATKSGRQVLNRRRAKGRKRLAV; encoded by the coding sequence ATGAAGTTAAATCTAACAGCAAAGAGTAACACCAAAAGAAAACGGACTCACGGCTTTCTCGTGAGGATGGCGACCAAATCAGGTCGTCAGGTATTGAATCGACGACGGGCCAAGGGCAGGAAAAGGCTGGCCGTATAA
- a CDS encoding radical SAM protein: protein MAIFRGNTAYRESAKKIADLSFSVGVYRPPSEGGSASLLLRITENCPWNKCTFCEMYKGRNFVYRSVEEIKADIDNVKHISDELTAVSMKLGHDGSITREVGSVLLQAEPSLYENYAFITAFNWLSSGGKTAFLQDANTIIMRPDELVEVLRHLRETLKTLTRVTSYARSKTLAQRKPEDLRAIREAGLDRLHVGLESGNDDVLAAIRKGVTSAELIEGGKKAMEAGFQLSEYWMPGLGGMDRWRRHAEDTARVLTAINPHYIRSRPFIPSPRTPIYEDFEQGRLKLSSRHERLEELRVTIEGLDVTSRVCFDHMMNSWKNRYGGLLFHQDYEGYKFPEEKPLVLELIQDGLSAGC from the coding sequence ATGGCGATTTTTAGAGGCAACACGGCATATCGCGAAAGCGCGAAGAAGATTGCGGATCTTTCCTTTTCCGTTGGGGTTTACCGTCCCCCCAGTGAGGGTGGCAGCGCTTCTCTGCTCCTCAGGATTACGGAAAATTGCCCATGGAATAAGTGCACATTTTGTGAAATGTACAAAGGGCGGAACTTTGTGTATCGAAGCGTCGAGGAAATCAAGGCGGACATCGACAACGTGAAGCACATCAGTGATGAACTGACCGCCGTTTCCATGAAGCTTGGCCATGACGGCTCAATCACGAGGGAAGTGGGCAGCGTCCTGTTGCAGGCCGAACCTTCCCTTTATGAAAACTATGCATTCATCACGGCCTTCAATTGGCTTTCTTCGGGAGGAAAGACGGCCTTTCTGCAGGACGCCAACACCATCATCATGAGGCCGGATGAGCTTGTCGAAGTGCTCAGGCATCTTCGAGAAACCCTAAAAACCCTGACCAGGGTGACCTCCTATGCCCGGTCCAAGACGCTCGCTCAGAGAAAGCCGGAAGATCTCAGGGCCATTCGGGAAGCCGGACTGGATCGTCTCCATGTCGGCCTGGAATCGGGAAATGACGACGTGCTGGCCGCTATTCGCAAGGGTGTGACGAGTGCCGAACTGATTGAAGGGGGCAAAAAGGCCATGGAAGCGGGTTTCCAGCTTTCCGAATACTGGATGCCCGGGCTGGGCGGCATGGACCGGTGGCGCCGGCATGCGGAAGACACGGCACGCGTTCTCACCGCCATCAATCCCCACTACATCCGTTCCCGTCCTTTCATTCCCAGCCCCCGTACACCGATATACGAAGATTTTGAACAGGGACGATTAAAGCTTAGTTCACGTCATGAGCGCCTTGAAGAACTGCGCGTGACGATTGAAGGATTGGATGTGACGTCGCGTGTCTGTTTTGACCACATGATGAACTCCTGGAAAAACCGGTACGGGGGACTTCTCTTCCACCAGGATTATGAGGGCTACAAGTTCCCGGAAGAAAAACCGCTTGTTCTCGAACTGATTCAGGATGGGCTTTCCGCAGGGTGTTGA
- the yidC gene encoding membrane protein insertase YidC, producing the protein MEKKTILAIVLSVLVVFMYQFFFAPKPDPVGDRVEPAAVEEPQEPAASPDTVPLQTTRPVTSDKNTVAATVVKPGIAKEIVVDTPLYRAVFTTRGATLETFQLKHFKKKLDSESELIELVNSTPDMPLPLSLSFVDSSLLVDSGDFYEVDRESVTLGQNDQETTLTFTQTYPGSVKIEKIFTFHPDDYVIQMDVKLHNLSPATLQQNAMLTWYHYDDPVIERDRYTHNGPVYLMGKSVKTADSRELKIDEHHGPDISWSGYESKYFIAAMISQKPALTSLILNRNARNVVSVQLKGPKNIIPAGQNALFAYTLYLGPKDYSIMKSLNVGLENAIDFGSLIKWLSMPLLIVLKFIFQYVHNYGIAIIILTIFIKIIFWPLGNKSYKSMKEMQKLQPKMQELRAKYKDDKQKLSQETMAL; encoded by the coding sequence ATGGAAAAAAAGACCATACTGGCTATCGTGTTGTCCGTGTTGGTGGTGTTCATGTATCAATTCTTTTTTGCACCGAAACCGGACCCGGTCGGGGACAGAGTCGAACCCGCCGCAGTCGAAGAACCCCAGGAACCAGCGGCTTCGCCGGACACGGTTCCTCTCCAAACGACACGTCCCGTAACATCCGATAAAAACACCGTTGCCGCCACCGTCGTCAAACCAGGCATCGCGAAAGAGATCGTCGTGGACACGCCGCTTTATCGGGCCGTTTTCACAACCAGGGGGGCAACACTCGAGACTTTTCAACTGAAACATTTCAAAAAAAAGCTGGATAGCGAATCCGAACTGATTGAGCTGGTGAATTCCACACCGGATATGCCCTTACCCCTGTCACTGTCCTTTGTCGATTCCAGCCTTCTTGTCGACAGCGGTGATTTTTACGAAGTGGACCGCGAATCGGTGACGCTCGGCCAAAACGATCAGGAAACCACCCTGACTTTCACGCAAACCTATCCCGGATCTGTGAAAATCGAAAAAATATTCACCTTCCATCCTGACGACTATGTCATTCAGATGGATGTGAAACTTCATAATTTGTCCCCGGCAACACTTCAGCAAAACGCCATGCTCACCTGGTACCACTATGACGATCCCGTCATCGAGAGGGACCGTTATACCCATAACGGACCGGTCTATCTCATGGGGAAAAGCGTAAAAACTGCTGACAGCAGGGAGCTGAAAATCGATGAACATCATGGTCCGGATATTTCCTGGTCCGGATATGAAAGCAAATACTTCATCGCCGCCATGATTTCCCAAAAACCGGCGCTGACCTCGCTCATCCTGAACCGGAATGCGCGCAACGTCGTCTCCGTGCAATTGAAGGGTCCAAAAAACATCATCCCCGCCGGACAGAACGCTCTCTTTGCCTACACACTCTATTTGGGACCCAAGGATTATTCGATCATGAAGTCCCTGAATGTGGGCCTGGAAAACGCGATCGATTTCGGGTCCTTGATCAAATGGCTCAGCATGCCCCTTTTAATCGTCCTGAAGTTCATTTTCCAGTACGTCCATAACTACGGAATTGCCATCATAATCCTAACCATTTTCATCAAGATTATTTTCTGGCCTCTGGGGAACAAAAGCTACAAATCCATGAAGGAGATGCAAAAACTCCAGCCCAAAATGCAGGAACTGCGCGCAAAGTATAAGGACGACAAACAAAAACTCAGCCAGGAAACGATGGCGCTTTAA
- the yidD gene encoding membrane protein insertion efficiency factor YidD — protein MINQTFNLILGKPLIGLLRFYQLFFSPLFPRSCRFYPSCSEYMITAIRMYGPFIGTLKGGRRLLRCHPFHPGGYDPVE, from the coding sequence ATGATTAATCAGACCTTTAATTTGATCCTCGGCAAACCCCTTATCGGTTTGCTCCGGTTCTATCAACTTTTCTTTTCGCCGCTTTTCCCGCGGAGCTGCCGTTTTTATCCTTCCTGTTCCGAATACATGATCACAGCAATCCGGATGTACGGCCCTTTTATCGGAACGCTCAAAGGCGGACGCAGACTCCTCCGCTGTCACCCCTTTCATCCCGGCGGATATGATCCTGTCGAATAG
- the rnpA gene encoding ribonuclease P protein component, whose protein sequence is MVSEAFPKSEKILKRKDYLSIQQCGLREYTKNFVIIKKRTETGVNRLGISVSKKTGGAVQRNRIKRLVREFFRLHKSRINDSQDMIIVAKKGIPHNLTYGDVCRELEGHFITKTDD, encoded by the coding sequence ATGGTTTCTGAAGCCTTTCCGAAATCGGAGAAAATTCTCAAAAGAAAAGATTATTTATCCATACAACAGTGTGGTCTTCGTGAGTACACGAAAAACTTCGTCATCATCAAGAAGAGGACGGAAACGGGAGTAAATCGGCTGGGGATTTCAGTTTCCAAGAAAACAGGCGGCGCGGTGCAGCGGAACCGGATCAAACGTTTGGTGAGAGAGTTCTTTCGGCTTCACAAAAGCAGGATCAACGATTCCCAGGACATGATCATCGTTGCCAAAAAGGGAATTCCACATAACCTGACTTACGGGGATGTCTGCCGGGAATTGGAAGGCCATTTCATTACAAAAACAGATGATTAA